In a single window of the Priestia filamentosa genome:
- a CDS encoding ABC transporter permease, translated as MDTLKEYGVFLQTRYPEVLSRLGEHLLIVVLAVIAGCILSITVAILLTRIKEGVINSLTFGLANIFQTVPTIALLAMLIPLFGVGMYPAVFALFLYSILPLLRNTYSGIKEVDQSLIESARGMGFSSMQRLFKVELPLSLPYILSGVRLTTVYIISWTTLAALIGAGGLGDLIVSGMSTNNNFLIFTGTISSVILALVVDFLLNFLVKKTQRA; from the coding sequence ATGGATACGTTAAAAGAATATGGAGTGTTTTTACAAACTAGGTATCCAGAAGTTTTGAGTCGGTTAGGAGAGCATCTTTTAATCGTTGTATTAGCCGTTATTGCGGGCTGTATTCTTTCTATTACTGTTGCTATTTTACTAACACGTATAAAAGAGGGAGTTATTAATTCATTAACGTTCGGACTTGCAAACATTTTTCAAACGGTTCCAACCATTGCCTTGCTTGCCATGTTAATTCCTCTTTTTGGAGTGGGTATGTACCCGGCTGTTTTTGCGCTTTTTCTTTATTCTATTCTCCCGCTATTACGGAATACATACTCAGGAATTAAGGAAGTTGATCAAAGTTTAATTGAATCCGCCAGAGGAATGGGGTTTAGTTCAATGCAAAGACTCTTTAAAGTTGAACTACCTTTATCTCTTCCATATATCTTGTCAGGCGTGCGTCTTACAACTGTATATATTATTAGCTGGACAACGCTCGCTGCACTTATTGGAGCAGGCGGTTTAGGGGATTTAATTGTTTCAGGAATGAGTACCAACAACAACTTTTTAATTTTTACAGGTACAATAAGCTCAGTTATCCTCGCCCTTGTTGTAGATTTTCTACTAAATTTCCTTGTGAAGAAAACACAAAGAGCCTAA
- a CDS encoding glycine betaine ABC transporter substrate-binding protein, with the protein MRILSKLTIICVVSLLFLSSCSSKDTIKIGAATFTETKIVAQIYKQLIEDRTDIEVDVIPDLLSTPMILKAMDRGDIDMSLMYSGVIFSNFFPVKSTKDRDEVLKIAKEGFNKYYDFKWFDPLGWENTYAVTVRKEEADEKNLQTISDLEPYQDSMKLGVDSSWKERTEDGYRPFSKYYGLNFQNLYAMDINLLYQAVGTKDVDVVVAYSTDPRIIEYNLKVLKDDKRFFPPYDASMVARNAILKEHPEVEGIIDELTGKIDAETITKLSYEVDIKNRSERDVAKEFLTERGLLGDKSE; encoded by the coding sequence ATGAGGATATTAAGTAAACTAACAATCATTTGTGTTGTTTCACTTTTATTTTTATCATCTTGCAGTTCAAAAGATACGATTAAGATTGGAGCAGCAACGTTTACAGAAACAAAGATTGTTGCGCAAATTTATAAACAGCTTATTGAGGATAGAACAGATATTGAAGTAGACGTTATTCCAGATTTGCTTTCAACACCAATGATTTTAAAAGCAATGGATCGTGGAGATATTGATATGTCTTTAATGTATTCAGGTGTTATTTTCAGTAATTTCTTTCCGGTAAAATCAACAAAAGATCGTGATGAAGTATTAAAGATTGCAAAAGAAGGTTTTAATAAATATTACGATTTTAAATGGTTTGATCCATTAGGATGGGAAAATACATATGCCGTCACTGTTCGCAAAGAAGAGGCAGATGAGAAGAACCTACAAACCATTTCTGATCTAGAACCATATCAAGATAGTATGAAGCTTGGTGTTGATTCAAGTTGGAAGGAAAGAACAGAAGACGGATATCGCCCTTTTTCTAAATATTACGGTTTAAATTTCCAAAACTTATATGCAATGGATATCAATTTATTATATCAAGCTGTAGGTACGAAAGATGTGGATGTTGTTGTGGCCTATTCAACAGATCCACGCATTATTGAATACAATTTGAAAGTTTTAAAAGATGACAAAAGATTTTTCCCACCTTATGATGCTTCAATGGTTGCTCGTAACGCCATTTTAAAAGAGCATCCAGAAGTTGAAGGAATTATAGATGAGCTAACAGGAAAAATTGATGCCGAAACGATTACAAAATTAAGCTATGAAGTGGATATTAAAAATCGAAGTGAGCGTGATGTGGCAAAAGAATTTCTAACCGAGAGAGGTTTACTCGGGGATAAATCGGAGTGA
- a CDS encoding ABC transporter permease, whose product MNFIKELFGYWADNIDLLLLYTGEHLLMVIIAVGLALIVGTLLGIICSRYKRVAPIILTLANVVQVIPSLALLAVLMLYFGLGFYTVVIGLFLYSLLPIIRNTYVGLEEVNKTTVEAGHGIGMTYFQILTKVQLPLSMPFIMAGLRIAAVIAVGVATLAPIVGGDGLGREIFSGINSRNTIRIYAGAIPACIVAVIADIVLGKLERKMKIKVTR is encoded by the coding sequence ATGAATTTTATTAAAGAACTTTTTGGATATTGGGCAGATAATATTGATTTACTGCTTTTGTATACAGGAGAACATCTTCTAATGGTCATTATTGCTGTTGGCCTTGCTCTTATTGTCGGGACGCTGCTTGGCATTATTTGCTCTAGGTATAAAAGGGTAGCTCCTATTATTTTGACGCTTGCCAACGTTGTTCAAGTTATTCCAAGCTTAGCTTTATTAGCTGTTTTAATGCTATACTTTGGACTAGGATTTTACACGGTTGTCATCGGACTTTTCTTATATTCACTTCTTCCTATTATTAGAAATACGTATGTTGGGCTTGAAGAAGTTAATAAAACAACAGTTGAAGCAGGTCATGGAATTGGCATGACGTATTTTCAGATTCTAACAAAAGTACAGCTTCCTCTTTCAATGCCGTTTATTATGGCCGGGCTGCGTATTGCAGCGGTTATCGCTGTCGGTGTTGCTACACTTGCTCCAATTGTTGGTGGAGACGGGCTTGGAAGAGAAATCTTCTCAGGGATTAACTCCCGTAATACTATTCGTATTTATGCAGGAGCAATTCCGGCTTGTATTGTGGCTGTCATAGCTGATATTGTACTAGGAAAGCTTGAACGTAAAATGAAAATAAAAGTTACACGTTAA
- a CDS encoding SDR family oxidoreductase, giving the protein MTNEKKTFPPQHQQHQPGIENEMNPLPVSIDPNYKPSDKLAGKVAVITGGDSGIGRAVSYHYALEGAKVVIVYLSETEDGEETKKRIEEMNGDCLLLQGDVGDESFCKTVIAETMKKYGKIDILVNNAAEQHPQKSLLDITKEQLHRTFTTNIFSFFYLTKEALPHFKKGSTIINTASVTAYKGHETLIDYSSTKGAIVSFTRSLAASLVGQGIRVNGVAPGPIWTPLIPSTFDSKQVETFGSNTPMERAGQPSEVAPSYVFLASDSSSYMTGQMLHVNGGTPVNG; this is encoded by the coding sequence ATGACGAATGAAAAAAAGACTTTTCCCCCTCAGCACCAGCAACATCAACCAGGTATTGAAAATGAAATGAATCCCCTTCCTGTTTCCATTGATCCAAACTATAAGCCCTCTGATAAATTAGCCGGAAAAGTTGCAGTTATTACCGGTGGAGATAGCGGAATCGGTCGAGCTGTGTCTTATCATTACGCTTTAGAAGGAGCTAAAGTTGTTATTGTATATTTAAGTGAAACAGAGGATGGAGAGGAAACGAAGAAAAGAATTGAAGAAATGAACGGCGATTGTTTACTTCTTCAAGGAGATGTTGGAGACGAATCATTTTGTAAAACTGTTATAGCTGAGACGATGAAAAAGTATGGAAAAATCGATATACTTGTTAATAATGCTGCTGAACAGCATCCACAAAAAAGCTTGCTTGATATTACAAAAGAACAGCTTCATAGAACATTCACAACAAACATTTTTTCTTTTTTCTATCTAACAAAAGAAGCTCTCCCACATTTTAAAAAAGGCAGCACTATTATTAATACAGCTTCTGTTACAGCCTACAAGGGACACGAAACCCTTATTGACTATTCTTCAACAAAGGGAGCTATCGTTTCGTTTACTCGTTCTTTAGCTGCTTCTCTTGTTGGCCAAGGAATACGGGTAAATGGCGTTGCTCCAGGACCTATTTGGACCCCTCTTATTCCCTCTACCTTTGATAGCAAGCAAGTTGAAACATTTGGCTCTAACACTCCAATGGAACGGGCTGGTCAGCCATCTGAGGTTGCTCCAAGCTACGTCTTCCTTGCGAGTGACAGCTCTTCTTATATGACAGGCCAAATGCTACATGTAAATGGGGGAACTCCTGTAAATGGGTAA
- a CDS encoding YajQ family cyclic di-GMP-binding protein yields MAKENSFDVVSQVDLSEVTNAINIALKEIKNRYDFKGSKSDISLDGEELILISDDNFKLDQLKDVLITKLIKRNVPTRNISYGKVENASGGTVRQRATLVQGIDKDNAKKINTIVKNSKLKIKSQVQDDQVRISGKSRDDLQQIMNAIREADLPIDVQFINFR; encoded by the coding sequence ATGGCTAAAGAAAATTCTTTTGATGTTGTATCACAAGTAGATTTGAGTGAAGTAACAAATGCAATCAACATTGCGCTAAAAGAAATTAAAAATCGTTATGACTTTAAAGGTAGCAAAAGCGATATCTCTCTTGATGGAGAGGAACTTATCTTAATTTCGGATGATAATTTTAAACTTGATCAGCTAAAAGACGTGCTAATTACTAAACTAATTAAACGAAATGTCCCAACCCGCAATATCTCTTATGGCAAAGTTGAAAATGCCTCAGGAGGAACAGTTCGTCAGCGCGCAACACTTGTCCAAGGCATTGATAAAGATAATGCTAAAAAGATTAATACAATTGTAAAAAATTCAAAGCTTAAAATAAAAAGTCAAGTACAAGATGATCAAGTACGCATTAGCGGGAAAAGTCGCGATGATCTTCAACAAATTATGAACGCTATTCGTGAAGCTGATTTACCTATTGATGTTCAATTTATCAACTTTCGTTAA
- a CDS encoding DUF3941 domain-containing protein: MSKTSDNDKKARDHNAELHEKNLLRERNRKLGKHAESKKPDHL, encoded by the coding sequence TTGTCTAAAACAAGTGATAACGATAAAAAAGCAAGAGACCATAATGCTGAGCTTCACGAAAAAAATCTTCTCCGTGAACGTAATCGCAAGCTTGGAAAACATGCAGAGTCAAAGAAACCTGACCACCTTTAA
- a CDS encoding DegV family protein has translation MAIQLITDSGADLSQQTLSQYNITSIPLRVHINGVDYEDSQSLYPEELYEHIRLGDEAKTSQPSPTRLYEILEPLAKKGDPMLYIAFSSALSGTYLTALSVREELLTTYPNIEFEIIDSKCASLGQGLAVYYTAQQILQSKSFKEVIEQAKFYCKNIEHIFTVDDLALLAKGGRVSKTAAFVGGLLNIKPLLHVEDGKLIPLEKIRGRKKVFRRMVEHMKHRAPTLSNQTIAISHGDDEQAAIELKEMIVQEFGPQSFMIEIIGAVIGSHAGPGALALFFVNEAKATDKRKHPELS, from the coding sequence CAGATAGCGGGGCTGACTTATCTCAACAGACTTTATCTCAATATAATATAACCTCAATCCCACTCCGCGTTCATATTAATGGAGTGGACTATGAAGATTCTCAATCGCTCTATCCAGAAGAGCTTTATGAACATATTCGACTTGGTGATGAAGCAAAAACATCACAACCATCGCCAACAAGGCTTTATGAAATATTAGAACCTCTTGCCAAAAAAGGCGATCCTATGCTTTATATTGCTTTTTCATCAGCACTTTCAGGTACATACCTAACCGCACTCAGCGTGCGTGAGGAGCTTTTAACTACATATCCAAACATTGAATTTGAAATTATTGACTCCAAATGTGCATCCCTTGGTCAAGGTCTTGCTGTTTATTATACCGCTCAACAAATTTTACAATCCAAATCCTTTAAAGAAGTTATTGAACAAGCAAAATTTTATTGCAAAAATATTGAACACATCTTTACAGTTGATGATCTTGCCTTACTAGCTAAAGGAGGGCGCGTTAGTAAAACAGCCGCTTTTGTAGGCGGATTGCTAAATATTAAGCCTCTTCTTCATGTGGAAGACGGAAAACTTATTCCTCTTGAAAAAATTCGCGGACGAAAAAAGGTTTTTCGACGCATGGTTGAACATATGAAACATCGTGCTCCTACCTTATCAAATCAAACAATTGCGATTAGTCATGGTGACGATGAGCAAGCTGCAATTGAGCTAAAAGAAATGATTGTACAAGAATTTGGGCCTCAATCTTTTATGATTGAAATTATTGGAGCTGTAATTGGTTCTCATGCTGGCCCTGGTGCCCTCGCTCTTTTCTTTGTAAATGAAGCGAAAGCAACGGATAAAAGAAAACATCCTGAGTTATCCTAA